The Pyrenophora tritici-repentis strain M4 chromosome 3, whole genome shotgun sequence genome has a window encoding:
- a CDS encoding CoxE, Protein containing von Willebrand factor type A (vWA) domain protein codes for MQFKNIALLAAAASTAAAEFVIITSTPVPTNLAVLTDVDNYVSSLENFVTSRLASLTQGSALSAAASAHKGLASFAATASYSIPSEVTAIGEVETFSATPAWYSALPSDVKSYYDKFNQEVQALIVEAVNGPNATASTTGQASKSSGASGTAGPKETGAGSQNMVGLVGAGVAAAFAGVMAL; via the exons ATGCAGTTCAAGAACATCGCCCTCCTCGCCGCTGCAGCAAGCACAGCAGCTGCTGAATTCGTCATCATAACATCCACGCCCGTCCCTACCAACCTCGCCGTCCTAACGGAC GTTGACAACTACGTCTCCTCGCTCGAGAACTTCGTCACCTCGCGCCTCGCCTCCCTGACCCAGGGTTCCGCGCTCTCAGCCGCAGCTTCAGCCCACAAGGGCCTAGCCTCCTTTGCCGCAACCGCCAGCTACTCCATCCCCAGCGAGGTGACTGCGATCGGCGAGGTTGAGACGTTTTCTGCTACGCCGGCTTGGTACAGCGCGCTGCCCAGCGATGTCAAAAGCTACTATGACAAGTTCAATCAGGAAGTTCAGGCACTGATTGTCGAGGCTGTTAATGGCCCGAATGCGACGGCGTCGACAACGGGACAGGCGTCGAAGAGCTCGGGTGCTAGTGGAACTGCAGGACCTAAGGAGACAGGTGCGGGTTCGCAGAACATGGTGGGATTGGTTGGGGCTGGTGTTGCGGCGGCGTTTGCGGGGGTGATGGCTTTGTAA
- a CDS encoding Flavin-Reduct domain containing protein encodes MASGRADAEKEIKRNPHGDFKAVEASRPPFDQTSSFHYTQTPKPGWEVGAGPNTSSSLEKSHRSIEPYEEGRPVVNNYKLLISAIVPRPIGFVSTISADGASTNLAPFSYFNLVNHDPPMFVIGFAGGMDKAKDTLKNLLDTKEAVVNIITEEYIEAANFTSINAPTGISEWAFSGLHAEKSKFVKPDRVKEAVFSVEVKLVNSVEWTSKNPTTPDKKTGVTVFVEGVNFWVREDAIDEQGVLVDPAVLKPVSRLGGITYARVTQAFELPRPDYDEVTKDPEVAKLARPKGKTQL; translated from the exons ATGGCATCAGGAAGAGCAGACGCCGAGAAGGAAATCAAGCGCAACCCCCACGGCGACTTCAAAGCGGTAGAAGCCTCGCGCCCACCCTTTGACCAAACTTCATCCTTCCACTACACGCAAACCCCCAAACCAGGTTGGGAGGTTGGCGCCGGCCCCAATACGTCGTCCAGCCTAGAAAAGTCGCATCGCTCAATTGAACCCTACGAAGAAGGCCGACCTGTGGTAAACAACTACAAACTGCTCATCTCGGCCATTGTGCCCCGCCCCATCGGCTTCGTCTCAACCATAAGCGCAGATGGCGCCTCCACAAACCTCGCGCCTTTCAGCTACTTCAACCTCGTAAATCATGATCCACCCATGTTCGTCATCGGCTTCGCCGGCGGCATGGACAAGGCCAAAGACACACTGAAGAACTTGCTTGATACCAAGGAAGCTGTTGTCAACATCATCACAGAAGAGTACATTGAAGCAGCGAATTTTACATCAATTAATGCGCCGACGGGCATCAGTGAGTGGGCGTTTAGCGGGCTGCATGCTGAGAAGAGCAAGTTTGTGAAGCCGGATAGGGTGAAGGAAGCGGTGTTTAGTGTTGAGGTCAAGCTTGTTAATTCGGTCGAGTGGACGAGTAAGAATCCTACTACGCCGGATAAGAAGACTGGTGTTACGGTTTTTGTGGAGGGGGTCAATTTTTGGGTTAGGGAGGATGCGATTGATGAACAGGGTGTGCTTGTTGATCCTGCT GTGCTCAAGCCGGTGTCGAGATTGGGTGGTATCACGTATGCGCGTGTGACTCAGGCTTTTGAACTCCCGAGACCGGATTATGACGAAGTTACCAAGGATCCTGAGGTTGCTAAGTTGGCGCGGCCAAAGGGCAAGACTCAACTGTAG
- a CDS encoding MET2, Homoserine acetyltransferase, with protein MSSDTDYQTYKLGNFKLKSGGEIPDAFIAYKTLGDPSLPAVVYPTWYSGKIQENLWLTGSDKTLNPSKYYIIIPALFGNGQSSSPSNMPSLRPFPEVLFYDNVRAQYELVSKHLGVKHARAVLGWSMGAGQTYQWATQYPDFMDIAVPFCGSAKTSLHNQVFIEGVKSALYASIGTSSGGVSKSDLYTASGKPVTFSAEAREVGLRALGRVYAGWGFSQAFYREKLYETAPTLGFKNLDDFLVNFWEAWALSKDPENMLVMAHTWQAGDCSNQEPYNGDFDKAMKGIKAKMLVLPGKTDLYFPPEDSESEVQSMNPGIGTLKVFPSIWGHWAGGPGQSTEDVKWLDENLKEFFNKN; from the exons ATGTCTTCCGATACAGACTACCAGACATACAAGCTTGGTAACTTTAAGTTGAAATCCGGCGGAGAAATTCCAGATGCCTTCATCGCATACAAGACGCTGGGCGACCCATCGCTCCCAGCTGTAGTCTATCCAACATGGTATTCTGGAA AGATACAGGAGAACCTCTGGCTCACAGGCTCAGACAAGACGCTCAACCCTTCCAAATACTACATCATTATCCCCGCTCTATTTGGCAATGGCCAGTCGTCGTCGCCATCCAACATGCCCAGTCTGCGGCCATTTCCTGAAGTGCTATTCTACGACAATGTACGCGCCCAGTATGAGCTTGTGAGCAAGCATCTCGGTGTCAAGCACGCACGTGCGGTATTGGGATGGTCCATGGGCGCAGGACAGACATATCAGTGGGCAACCCAATATCCAGACTTTATGGATATCGCAGTCCCGTTCTGTGGCAGTGCAAAGACCAGTCTGCATAACCAAGTCTTCATAGAGGGCGTCAAGAGTGCGCTTTATGCCTCGATTGGCACAAGTTCAGGTGGTGTCTCCAAGTCGGACCTTTACACTGCCAGTGGCAAGCCTGTAACATTCTCGGCCGAGGCCCGAGAAGTCGGACTGAGAGCCCTTGGACGCGTATATGCTGGTTGGGGCTTCTCTCAAGCCTTCTACCGCGAGAAGCTCTACGAGACAGCGCCAACGTTGGGCTTCAAGAACCTCGACGACTTCCTCGTCAACTTTTGGGAGGCCTGGGCGCTGTCAAAAGACCCGGAGAACATGCTGGTCATGGCGCATACGTGGCAGGCGGGTGACTGCTCTAACCAAGAGCCATACAACGGCGACTTCGACAAGGCGATGAAGGGTATCAAGGCCAAAATGCTAGTCTTGCCAGGAAAGACGGATCTCTACTTTCCGCCAGAGGATTCCGAGTCTGAGGTGCAGAGTATGAATCCCGGCATAGGGACTCTGAAGGTCTTTCCATCTATTTGGGGTCATTG GGCTGGCGGTCCTGGACAGTCCACAGAAGACGTGAAGTGGTTGGACGAGAATCTGAAGGAGTTTTTCAACAAGAACTAA
- a CDS encoding SrmB, Superfamily II DNA and RNA helicase, with the protein MAPNLDDDFVFTISDHDDVSDDGGADELAAATKLAGAGKKRKYTEDPDLNVKPKEMASKKAKKDKKKGKKQTEAAPQAEEEDEMPQPGEDVEQNDDIASDFEFAVGDIDTGFVEEFDGWGNENGTVAQESGKKSSTAVDVDDIIERRLNKKKALKAMEEESPESSVNGDFEGFDEDDELMAEDGFGMGAASDSEDEEDQDEASENEGSERNGGDGSDDDEEVPHVPHPMDLEGADTEEEQSEEEDAVEAKKAAAFFAPEESVKIKKKKGAKGATGSFQAMSLSRPILRGLASVGFTEPTPIQNKAVPIAMQGKDVVGGAETGSGKTAAFLIPILERLLYRPKKVPTTRVAIFMPTRELAVQCFNVATKLASFTDITFALMAGGFSTRDQEAVLKTRPDVVIATPGRFIDHMHNTAAFQVEHLEILVLDEADRMLEEGFESQLNEILTTIPKSRQTMLFSATMTSSVDKLIRIGMDKPVRLMVDAKKHTVAGLTQEFVRLRQGKEDKRLAYLMYICEKIYTEKVIVFFRQKKEAHRVRVVFALCGLKASELHGNMSQEQRIQSVEAFRSGKSAYLLATDVASRGLDIKNVSTVINYEAPQSHEIYLHRVGRTARAGRSGRACTLAAEPDRKVVKQAVKASRDQGAKVVSRQVPIEETDRWMKKIKDLEDEIEEVLKEEKEERLLSVTERDLKRGENLITHEDEIKSRPRRTWFESEKDKMAEREKGAAALNGAVGGSVKGKEKKKKLSGKDRKKLEAKDVRTEGKVWKKGKADRGLTTGKAKEKQAHQKAKSKKIAEKTKFKGFKE; encoded by the exons ATGGCGCCAAATCTGGATGACGACTTTGTATTCACCATCTCCGATCACGACGATGTATCCGACGACGGTGGCGCCGACGAGCTGGCCGCAGCGACGAAACTAGCTGGGGCTGGTAAGAAGAGGAAATATACAGAGGATCCAGACTTGAATGTCAAGCCAAAGGAAATGGCGTCCAAGAAAGCAAAAAAGGACAAGAAAAAGGGAAAGAAGCAGACTGAAGCCGCGCCACAAGCCGAAGAAGAGGATGAGATGCCACAACCCGGCGAAGACGTGGAGCAAAACGATGATATTGCCAGCGACTTTGAGTTTGCGGTTGGCGACATAGACACTGGGTTTGTCGAGGAATTCGATGGCTGGGGCAACGAAAACGGCACGGTTGCGCAAGAATCAGGAAAGAAGAGCAGCACAGCAGTAGATGTCGATGATATCATTGAGCGGAGATTgaacaagaagaaggccCTGAAAGCCATGGAAGAAGAGTCGCCGGAGTCATCAGTCAatggcgactttgagggcTTCGATGAGGATGATGAACTCATGGCCGAAGACGGATTCGGTATGGGAGCTGCAAGCGACTCTGAGGACGAGGAAGACCAAGACGAAGCTTCCGAGAATGAGGGTAGCGAACGCAATGGAGGCGACGGCTCAGATGACGACGAAGAAGTGCCGCATGTGCCACATCCCATGGATCTCGAGGGTGCCGATACAGAGGAGGAGCAAAGCGAGGAGGAAGACGCTGTCGAGGCCAAGAAGGCAGCTGCCTTCTTTGCGCCGGAGGAGAGTGTGAAGATCAAGAAAAAGAAGGGTGCCAAAGGTGCCACAGGGTCGTTCCAAGCCATGTCACTTTCAAGACCAATTCTACGAGGTCTTGCATCAGTCGGCTTCACGGAGCCGACACCAATTCAAAACAAGGCTGTCCCAATCGCCATGCAAGGAAAGGACGTTGTCGGTGGAGCCGAGACTGGTTCCGGTAAAACAGCTGCCTTCCTCATCCCCATTCTCGAACGTCTTCTCTACCGTCCGAAAAAGGTCCCTACAACGCGCGTTGCCATTTTCATGCCCACGCGTGAGTTGGCTGTACAATGTTTCAACGTTGCTACGAAGCTTGCGTCATTCACCGACATCACTTTCGCACTGATGGCTGGTGGTTTCTCAACAAGAGATCAAGAAGCTGTGCTAAAGACCAGACCGGATGTCGTAATCGCAACACCTGGTCGTTTCATCGATCACATGCATAACACAGCTGCCTTCCAGGTTGAACATCTTGAGATTCTTGTACTCGATGAGGCCGATCGTATGCTTGAAGAAGGGTTCGAGAGTCAACTGAATGAGATTTTGACGACTATTCCCAAGTCTCGACAGACTATGCTTTTCTCCGCTACCATGACGAGCTCAGTTGATAAGCTGATTCGCATTGGTATGGACAAACCTGTACGGCTGATGGTCGACGCGAAGAAGCATACTGTAGCAGGTCTTACGCAAGAGTTTGTGCGTCTACGTCAAGGCAAGGAGGACAAGAGGTTGGCATACCTGATGTACATCTGTGAGAAAATCTACACAGAGAAAGTCATTGTTTTCTTCAGGCAAAAGAAGGAGGCACACAGAGTGCGGGTTGTCTTTGCTCTATGCGGGCTCAAGGCAAGCGAGCTCCATGGTAACATGAGCCAAGAACAG CGTATCCAATCAGTCGAAGCTTTCCGTTCAGGCAAATCGGCATATCTGCTTGCCACCGACGTCGCCTCCCGTGGCCTTGATATCAAGAACGTTTCTACAGTCATCAACTACGAAGCACCGCAAAGTCATGAGATCTATCTGCATCGTGTTGGTCGTACCGCCCGTGCCGGACGCAGTGGTCGAGCGTGTACACTTGCAGCAGAGCCAGACCGCAAGGTTGTCAAGCAAGCTGTCAAGGCGTCACGCGATCAGGGAGCCAAGGTGGTCAGCCGTCAGGTCCCAATCGAGGAGACGGATAGATGGATGAAGAAGATCAAAGACCTCGAAGACGAGATTGAGGAAGTACTCAAGGAAGAAAAGGAAGAGCGTCTTCTCAGTGTTACAGAGCGTGACCTCAAGCGAGGCGAGAATCTCATCACACACGAAGATGAAATCAAGTCTCGACCAAGGCGTACGTGGTTTGAGTCTGAGAAGGACAAGATGGCGGAGAGAGAGAAGGGAGCTGCTGCCTTGAACGGGGCTGTTGGAGGATCAGTCAAGggcaaggagaagaagaagaagctcaGCGGAAAAGACCGCAAGAAGCTTGAAGCAAAGGATGTCCGTACAGAGGGCAAAGTAtggaagaagggcaaagcaGACCGAGGACTGACTACAGGTAAAGCCAAGGAGAAGCAAGCGCACCAGAAAGCAAAGTCGAAGAAGATTGCGGAGAAGACAAAGTTCAAAGGGTTCAAGGAGTAG
- a CDS encoding PAP1, Poly(A) polymerase, translated as MDDQKKPTRQFGVTSAISEAPPTEQDIRKNDSLITTLKDENVFETPEGNQQRESVLKDIQNVVEEFVRRVGKKKGVQQSIIDAAGGKIFTFGSFALGVHGPKSDIDTLVVAPKFVSIDDFFAIFPSTFKELCNEKDIQEFVPVEDAFVPIIKMEYQGVSIDLLFCSLPKRPSIPLNMTTIEKKDLEGLSESATRSVNGTRVTNELLDSVPQKVSFRHALRAIKLWSNRRGIYGAVFGYPGGVAWAIMVARICQLYPMANGATIVSKFFSLMYKWTWPRPVMLKHIEEGDMGLRVWNPQVYGGDRAHLMPIITPAFPSMCATHTVMPSTLRIMKEEFGRADSILQDIFANKKDWKALFERHTFFTKDHKYYLSVVAASRTKEANSTFSGLVQSKIRHIIKGIDDGNTGIATARPYIEYFERAHRITDDQFKEVAQGSLDYLIPKSEADAEGTLEANGDTTIVHTTTFYIGLTLPTGEATKSLDISYPVSQFKSYITDSDLYNEDLMSVKVVHTRSSALPDDVFVEGETRPKPSKDKKKKKDAKSVKRQFAETGLEDSEHSAAKRQQAELATNGVPTPTAA; from the exons ATGGACGACCAGAAGAAACCCACCCGGCAGTTTGGCGTTACCAGCGCCATCTCTGAGGCCCCGCCTACCGAACAGGATATTCGCAAAAACGATAGCCTCATCACGACGCTGAAAGACGAGAATGTGTTTGAGACGCCCGAGGGCAACCAACAAAG GGAGTCAGTTCTCAAAGATATCCAAAATGTCGTCGAAGAGTTTGTGCGTCGCGTCGGCAAGAAAAAGGGCGTTCAGCAGTCTATCATCGACGCCGCGGGCGGCAAGATCTTCACTTTCGGCAGCTTCGCTCTCGGTGTTCACGGTCCCAAATCGGATATCGATACGCTCGTTGTCGCGCCCAAATTTGTCTCCATTGACGATTTCTTCGCCATCTTTCCCTCAACCTTCAAAGAACTATGCAACGAAAAGGACATCCAAGAGTTCGTGCCCGTAGAAGACGCCTTTGTACCTATTATCAAGATGGAATACCAGGGCGTGAGCATAGACTTGCTGTTTTGCTCGCTACCGAAGAGGCCTTCAATACCCCTCAACATGACCACCATTGAAAAGAAGGACTTGGAGGGACTTTCCGAGTCGGCAACACGCAGCGTTAACGGTACACGAGTCACCAACGAACTCTTGGACTCGGTTCCACAGAAGGTGAGCTTCCGACATGCGCTGCGAGCCATCAAGCTCTGGTCGAACCGCCGCGGCATCTACGGGGCCGTCTTTGGATACCCTGGAGGAGTTGCGTGGGCTATCATGGTTGCCCGCATATGCCAGCTTTACCCAATGGCCAATGGCGCTACCATTGTCTCAAAGTTCTTCAGTTTGATGTACAAGTGGACCTGGCCTAGGCCTGTTATGCTGAAGCACATCGAAGAGGGTGACATGGGCCTCCGTGTATGGAACCCACAG GTCTATGGCGGCGATAGAGCCCATCTCATGCCCATCATCACACCCGCGTTCCCATCCATGTGCGCTACGCACACCGTCATGCCATCCACACTGCGCATCATGAAGGAAGAATTCGGTCGAGCGGACAGCATATTGCAGGATATCTTTGCAAACAAGAAGGATTGGAAGGCACTGTTCGAGCGGCACACTTTCTTTACAAAAGACCACAAGTACTATTTGAGCGTCGTCGCCGCAAGCCGAACCAAGGAAGCCAATTCGACCTTCTCCGGACTGGTACAGTCGAAGATCCGACACATCATCAAAGGCATCGACGATGGAAACACGGGTATCGCCACCGCGCGTCCATATATTGAATACTTCGAGCGAGCGCATCGTATTACGGATGACCAGTTCAAAGAGGTCGCGCAAGGCTCCCTTGACTATCTCATTCCAAAATCTGAAGCGGATGCCGAAGGTACACTCGAAGCCAACGGCGACACCACGATAGTGCACACTACAACTTTCTATATCGGCCTCACTTTACCCACAGGTG AAGCTACCAAATCGCTCGATATTTCCTATCCCGTGAGCCAGTTCAAGAGTTACATCACCGACTCAGATCTTTACAACGAAGACCTCATGTCTGTGAAAGTGGTCCACACGCGCAG CTCCGCGCTCCCGGATGATGTCTTCGTCGAAGGAGAAACGCGGCCGAAGCCCAGCAAAGacaagaagaaaaagaaggaCGCGAAAAGTGTTAAGCGCCAGTTCGCCGAGACAGGCCTCGAA GACAGCGAGCATTCAGCAGCAAAGCGCCAACAGGCCGAGCTTGCTACCAACGGGGTACCTACTCCGACGGCAGCATAG
- a CDS encoding RING-U-box → MQRVLRSQTKEAIESEDTTPPPKVAKRRRSRAADPWAKRRKPSTKPKSPKPQITHFTCRICIEEQTTDQFVTWLPPKRRDTTPTFDIPRGCIDHLARNPRRTKIDPVCKTCIGNFLSARIDTLGAQNISTGCLEPGCTNYWNHNYILQYMPAGEPLNKFNMEMLEFWKQTADPKPMTCTAPDCNAVGLPDLRAPGYPQVVCNECITRSCAQCLVPWHKDLTCSEYAAKHVNDKMSDTEKETLELMQSKDGRRCPHCQLVIVKDGGCDSMLCVGCYKYFNWATAASAVSGAKKAQVPLIHGIPYWIDPNPANACEMDGLLAGGNATKAATS, encoded by the exons ATGCAGCGAGTCTTACGCTCCCAGACCAAGGAAGCCATCGAGAGTGAAGACACCACACCTCCTCCCAAAGTGGCCAAAAGGCGGCGCTCACGTGCAGCGGACCCATGGGCAAAGCGACGCAAGCCAAGCACCAAACCAAAGTCGCCCAAACCCCAGATCACTCACTTTACATGCCGAATCTGCATCGAAGAGCAGACAACCGATCAGTTCGTAACATGGCTACCACCAAAGCGCCGAGACACAACCCCAACTTTCGACATCCCCAGGGGCTGCATAGACCACCTCGCACGCAATCCGCGCCGAACAAAAATCGATCCCGTCTGCAAAACATGTATTGGGAACTTCCTGTCTGCGCGTATTGACACTCTCGGCGCACAGAACATCAGCACAGGCTGTCTGGAACCCGGTTGCACAAACTACTGGAACCACAACTACATCTTGCAGTACATGCCCGCCGGCGAGCCTCTCAACAAATTCAACATGGAGATGCTAGAATTCTGGAAGCAAACGGCCGACCCCAAGCCAATGACTTGCACAGCGCCGGATTGTAACGCCGTGGGGCTTCCTGATCTCAGGGCCCCGGGTTACCCGCAGGTGGTGTGTAATGAGTGTATCACCCGGTCTTGCGCTCAGTGTCTCGTGCCCTGGCACAAAGATCTCACATGTTCCGAGTATGCGGCCAAGCATGTCAACGACAAGATGAGCGATACCGAGAAGGAgacgctggaactcatgcAGAGTAAAGACGGGAGACGTTGTCCGCATTGTCAGCTTGTCATTGTGAAAGATGGAGGTTGTGATAGTATG CTCTGTGTCGGTTGCTACAAGTACTTCAACTGGGCTACCGCCGCTTCAGCTGTTAGTGGTGCAAAGAAAGCTCAAGTACCTCTTATTCACGGTATACCGTACTGGATAGATCCTAATCCGGCTAATGCGTGCGAGATGGATGGTCTTTTGGCGGGTGGAAACGCTACCAAGGCTGCAACCTCGTAG
- a CDS encoding CDP-diacylglycerol-inositol 3-phosphatidyltransferase PIS, whose protein sequence is MASVQSQANGNGSAVRPAKVQEEGAEENIFLFIPNLIGYSRVFLALGSLYYMPLHPRTCTLLYSVSCLLDALDGYAARKYEQSTKFGAVLDMVTDRCTTTCLLVFLAQAFPRWSIVFQSLISLDLASHYMHMYATLSMGGSGQSHKNIDESRSWLLKQYYSNNKVLFALCAMNETFFIALYLLSFSSPLLSPTLFSDLNNPASLQPGSPAAPKPSMFFASPFSAAAMEMARANKMDSTLPWILMAISLPFMAMKQGINVVQMLKASQWLAEGDKEARRKAGLPRKGGVKKLQ, encoded by the exons ATGGCATCCGTACAATCGCAAGCCAATGGCAATGGCTCCGCAGTGCGACCCGCAAAGGTACAAGAGGAGGGTGCGGAAGAGAACATATTCCTATTTATCCCGAACCTGATCG GCTATTCGCGCGTCTTCCTCGCCCTCGGGTCGCTCTATTACATGCCCCTCCACCCACGCACATGCACCCTCCTTTACAGTGTATCGTGCCTGCTCGATGCGTTAGATGGATATGCAGCCCGAAAGTATGAGCAGAGCACCAAGTTTGGTGCGGTACTGGACATGGTGACGGATCGATGCACAACAACCTGCCTACTCGTCTTCTTGGCGCAAGCCTTTCCTCGCTGGAGCATTGTCTTTCAAAGTCTCATTTCGCTTGATCTGGCGAGCCACTACATGCACATGTACGCAACGTTGAGCATGGGAGGCAGTGGGCAGAGCCACAAGAACATAGACGAAAGCAGGAGTTGGTTGCTCAAACAGTACTACTCCAACAAC AAAGTTCTCTTCGCCCTTTGCGCCATGAATGAAACCTTCTTCATTGCCCTCTACCTCCTCTCCTTCAGCTCGCCCCTCCTCTCTCCCACGCTCTTCTCCGACCTTAACAATCCGGCTTCGCTGCAACCTGGCTCGCCTGCCGCTCCTAAACCATCCATGTTCTTTGCCAGCCCCTTTTCTGCTGCCGCTATGGAGATGGCGCGCGCCAACAAGATGGATTCAACTCTCCCTTGGATCCTGATGGCTATCTCATTACCCTTCATGGCCATGAAGCAGGGGATAAACGTGGTTCAGATGCTAAAAGCGAGCCAATGGCTTGCTGAGGGTGACAAGGAGGCGAGAAGGAAGGCAGGATTGCCTAGGAAGGGTGGTGTGAAGAAGTTGCAGTAG